A single window of Nocardia sp. NBC_01327 DNA harbors:
- a CDS encoding acyl-CoA dehydrogenase family protein — translation MERTIFEPEHDLFRESFRKFLDQHVAANHEQWEHDGIVDRTVWLEAGKQGFLGMAVPEEYGGGGVKDFRYNAVVTEEVTYGQYSGLGFGLHNDVIAPYLLELANEEQKQRWLPGFCSGEIITAIAMTEPGTGSDLQGIKTRAVKDGDDWILNGSKTFITNGINADIVIVVAQTDPAKGAMGFSLLVVERGMAGFERGRNLDKIGLKAQDTAELSFQDVRVPGKNLLGTEGQGFIHLMQNLPQERLSIAVMAAAAMEGSLRGTIQYVRDRKAFGKPIGAQQNTRFVLAELATKTTAVRVFVDRCIELLNQEKLTVEEAAMAKYWSTEEQLDLITKCLQLHGGYGYMREYPIAKAYMDARVQTIYGGTTEIMKEIIGRSLKLA, via the coding sequence GTGGAACGCACTATTTTCGAACCTGAACACGATCTGTTCCGGGAGTCGTTCCGAAAGTTTCTCGATCAGCATGTCGCTGCCAACCACGAGCAGTGGGAGCACGACGGCATCGTCGATCGCACGGTCTGGCTGGAGGCCGGCAAGCAGGGCTTCCTGGGCATGGCCGTGCCCGAGGAGTACGGCGGCGGTGGCGTGAAGGACTTCCGCTACAACGCCGTCGTCACCGAAGAGGTCACCTACGGCCAGTACTCCGGGCTCGGCTTCGGCCTGCACAATGACGTGATCGCCCCCTACCTGCTGGAGCTCGCGAACGAGGAGCAGAAGCAGCGCTGGCTTCCCGGTTTCTGCTCCGGCGAGATCATTACCGCCATCGCCATGACCGAGCCCGGCACCGGCTCGGACCTGCAGGGCATCAAGACCCGCGCGGTCAAGGACGGCGACGACTGGATCCTCAACGGCTCCAAGACCTTCATCACCAATGGCATCAATGCCGATATCGTCATCGTGGTCGCCCAGACCGATCCGGCCAAGGGCGCCATGGGATTCTCACTGCTGGTGGTCGAGCGCGGTATGGCCGGTTTCGAGCGGGGCCGCAATCTGGACAAGATCGGCCTCAAGGCGCAGGACACCGCGGAACTCTCGTTCCAGGATGTGCGCGTTCCGGGGAAGAACCTGCTCGGCACCGAGGGTCAGGGTTTCATCCATCTCATGCAGAACCTCCCGCAGGAGCGGCTGTCCATCGCCGTCATGGCGGCAGCGGCCATGGAGGGCTCGCTGCGCGGCACCATCCAGTACGTGCGTGATCGCAAGGCGTTCGGCAAACCCATTGGCGCCCAGCAGAACACCCGCTTCGTCCTGGCCGAGCTGGCCACCAAGACCACGGCCGTCCGCGTCTTCGTCGACCGCTGCATCGAGCTGCTCAATCAGGAGAAGCTCACCGTGGAGGAGGCCGCCATGGCCAAGTACTGGAGCACCGAGGAACAGCTCGACCTCATCACCAAATGCCTGCAGCTGCACGGCGGCTACGGGTACATGCGGGAGTACCCGATCGCCAAGGCGTACATGGATGCCCGGGTGCAGACCATCTACGGCGGCACCACCGAGATCATGAAGGAGATCATCGGGCGCAGTCTGAAACTGGCCTGA
- a CDS encoding DUF3089 domain-containing protein gives MIRIPVPAALLCSAVFAVVAGFAAVAPTAAAAPESTWLCSPGQAGDPCGGRSDAPVDCFYVYPTASLQQTTNANFDPSPELREVARAQAGPFGADCNVWAPVYRQATLRALFTGSVPDRSAASDLAYQDVENAWDDYLAHHNNGRGVVLIGHSQGARMLRTLIHNRIDGKPVQSHLVSAVLLGGNVLVRKGATAGGDFTSVPACTDPGQIGCVIAYSSYSKTPPADTRFGVSPQVPDDSAVRGSLPYGPGYEVLCTNPAALHDNLEAPIHGSVAGSAAGGFTARCTGGDGPHVLMVSGPGAALLPALPNDTWGLHLLDFNLAQRDLVDLVAAQSAAYLH, from the coding sequence TTGATTCGCATCCCCGTCCCCGCAGCCCTCTTGTGTAGCGCGGTCTTCGCGGTTGTCGCCGGCTTCGCGGCCGTCGCGCCCACCGCGGCCGCCGCACCGGAAAGCACCTGGCTGTGCAGCCCCGGCCAGGCCGGTGACCCGTGCGGCGGCCGTTCGGACGCACCCGTCGACTGCTTCTACGTCTATCCCACCGCCTCACTGCAGCAGACCACGAACGCGAACTTCGATCCCTCGCCGGAACTGCGGGAAGTCGCCCGGGCACAGGCGGGGCCCTTCGGTGCGGACTGCAATGTGTGGGCTCCGGTGTACCGGCAGGCGACGCTGCGCGCTTTGTTCACCGGATCCGTCCCGGACCGCAGCGCGGCCTCGGACCTCGCGTACCAGGACGTCGAAAACGCCTGGGACGACTATCTGGCGCACCACAACAACGGGCGCGGAGTGGTGCTCATCGGGCATTCGCAGGGCGCGAGGATGCTGCGGACCCTGATCCACAATCGAATCGACGGCAAACCCGTGCAGTCACACCTGGTTTCGGCAGTGCTGCTCGGCGGCAATGTGCTGGTCCGGAAGGGCGCGACGGCGGGCGGCGATTTCACGTCCGTTCCGGCGTGCACCGACCCGGGTCAGATCGGCTGCGTCATCGCGTATTCGTCCTATTCGAAAACGCCGCCGGCCGATACTCGCTTCGGTGTTTCGCCGCAGGTCCCCGATGATTCGGCCGTCCGCGGGAGTCTGCCGTACGGGCCCGGTTACGAGGTGCTGTGCACCAATCCGGCCGCCCTGCACGACAATCTCGAGGCCCCGATCCACGGCAGCGTCGCGGGCAGTGCGGCAGGCGGATTCACCGCCCGGTGCACCGGCGGCGACGGACCGCACGTGCTGATGGTCTCGGGACCGGGCGCCGCACTGCTGCCCGCCCTGCCGAACGACACCTGGGGACTGCACCTGCTCGATTTCAACCTCGCACAGCGGGATCTGGTGGATCTGGTAGCCGCTCAGAGCGCGGCCTACCTGCACTGA
- a CDS encoding MFS transporter produces MQDLPERAGAVQAPGRYRISQSAAFWLLSTALALLLFASAAPSPMYPVYQQMWHYSPLVSTAVYAVNALALLVTLLFAGSLSDHVGRRPVLVGAVLLELAGTLVFAEAHSVSWLFAARILQGIATGMATGAISATLIDLQPADSRLGALMTNVAAGGGLALGAICSGLLVAYAPAPTHLVYWLLAAAFVVITLGVLVIPETVAPDGRALASLRPKVSVPPQVRAAFVTMLPSITATWALGGLYLALGSALMRVQFHLSSPLAGGLVVVALQGTSAVTALLARDWTIDQALRRGPLLLITGVAVAMLGVATHSAALFFAASIIAGIGFGPSFSGALRLLTGLSPAENRAEVVTAIYVVSYLALSVPTVIAGLCQTRLGLATTTYAYGTIVIALETLAMLGSVRHRSPHTALAAATCPAPCPGTVAAMPRVVSAHP; encoded by the coding sequence ATGCAAGACCTTCCCGAAAGAGCCGGGGCCGTGCAGGCGCCGGGGCGTTATCGGATATCGCAGTCCGCCGCGTTCTGGCTGCTGTCGACGGCGCTGGCGCTGCTGTTGTTCGCCTCGGCGGCGCCCTCGCCGATGTATCCGGTGTATCAGCAGATGTGGCATTACTCGCCGCTGGTTTCCACGGCGGTGTATGCGGTCAATGCGCTGGCGTTGCTGGTGACGCTGCTGTTCGCGGGATCGCTGTCCGATCATGTCGGGCGGCGGCCGGTGCTGGTGGGAGCGGTGCTGCTCGAGCTCGCCGGGACGCTGGTGTTCGCCGAAGCGCATTCGGTGTCATGGCTTTTCGCGGCGCGCATTCTGCAGGGCATTGCCACCGGGATGGCGACGGGGGCGATCAGCGCGACGCTCATCGATCTCCAACCCGCAGATTCGCGGCTGGGGGCGCTGATGACGAATGTGGCGGCGGGCGGCGGATTGGCCTTGGGCGCAATCTGTTCCGGACTGCTGGTCGCCTACGCGCCCGCACCCACGCATCTGGTGTACTGGCTGCTGGCGGCGGCATTCGTGGTGATCACCCTCGGTGTGCTGGTGATTCCGGAGACCGTGGCGCCCGATGGGCGCGCGCTGGCGTCGCTGCGGCCGAAAGTGTCGGTGCCACCGCAGGTTCGAGCCGCCTTTGTCACCATGCTTCCGTCGATCACCGCCACCTGGGCGCTGGGCGGGCTGTATCTCGCCCTGGGCAGCGCTCTCATGCGGGTGCAGTTCCATCTCTCCAGCCCGCTGGCCGGTGGGCTGGTAGTTGTTGCACTGCAGGGCACTTCGGCTGTCACCGCCCTGCTGGCCCGCGATTGGACCATCGATCAGGCGCTGCGGCGGGGTCCGCTGCTGCTGATCACGGGCGTCGCCGTGGCAATGCTGGGCGTGGCCACGCATTCGGCGGCGCTGTTCTTCGCCGCCAGCATTATCGCCGGAATCGGCTTCGGCCCGTCCTTCTCCGGGGCCCTGCGCCTGCTCACCGGTCTCTCACCCGCGGAGAATCGCGCCGAGGTCGTGACGGCGATCTATGTGGTCTCCTATCTGGCTCTGAGCGTGCCCACCGTGATCGCGGGGCTGTGCCAGACCCGGCTGGGCCTGGCCACCACCACCTACGCCTACGGCACGATCGTCATCGCGCTGGAAACCCTCGCCATGCTCGGTTCGGTGCGACATCGCAGTCCGCACACCGCACTGGCCGCAGCCACCTGCCCGGCACCGTGCCCGGGCACCGTGGCGGCCATGCCGCGCGTGGTGTCGGCCCACCCGTGA
- a CDS encoding alpha/beta hydrolase, translating into MTYAFDPELAPWVDRLRPADYRDVPGARAQMRELFAGRPQVRVPDSVRIRDLVARGDDAGVEVPVRVYTPVDGEGALPALLYVHGGGFVLGDLEMVHAKMIRFAAEVGIVVVSVDYRLAPEHPFPAGLEDSYAALRWAVREAGELRIDTTRIGVAGDSAGGAIAAGLVLLARDQHGPELCFQLLDFPATDDRLQTPSVIEYDDTPNLDGPSLQVIWRHYLGPEVEPGSADVSQYAAVARATDLSGLPPTYISTSQFDPVRDDGIDYAQRLARAGVPTELHLYPGTFHGSGLVADAAVSRRAAADQLDALRRGLRVEASASEPAGV; encoded by the coding sequence ATGACTTACGCATTCGATCCGGAGTTGGCACCGTGGGTGGATCGGCTGCGGCCGGCGGATTATCGAGATGTTCCGGGGGCGCGCGCTCAGATGCGTGAGCTGTTCGCGGGACGACCTCAGGTGCGGGTGCCGGACTCGGTGCGGATTCGAGATCTGGTTGCTCGGGGTGACGATGCGGGTGTCGAGGTGCCGGTGCGGGTCTATACGCCGGTGGATGGGGAGGGGGCGCTGCCTGCGCTGCTCTATGTGCACGGTGGCGGGTTCGTGCTGGGTGACCTGGAGATGGTGCACGCCAAGATGATTCGGTTCGCGGCGGAGGTGGGGATTGTGGTGGTGTCGGTGGACTACCGGCTGGCGCCCGAGCACCCGTTCCCGGCCGGTCTGGAGGATTCCTATGCCGCGCTGCGGTGGGCGGTGCGGGAAGCGGGCGAGCTGCGGATCGATACCACTCGGATCGGGGTGGCCGGCGACAGTGCGGGTGGCGCCATTGCGGCGGGGCTCGTTCTGTTGGCGCGGGATCAGCATGGGCCCGAATTGTGCTTCCAGCTCTTGGATTTCCCTGCCACCGACGATCGGTTGCAGACCCCTTCGGTCATCGAATACGACGACACCCCGAATTTGGACGGCCCCAGTCTGCAGGTGATCTGGCGGCACTATCTGGGTCCGGAGGTCGAACCCGGCAGTGCGGACGTGTCGCAGTATGCGGCCGTGGCGCGGGCGACGGATCTGTCCGGCCTGCCGCCGACCTACATTTCGACCAGCCAGTTCGACCCGGTTCGGGATGACGGCATCGACTACGCCCAGCGTCTGGCCCGAGCGGGTGTGCCGACCGAATTGCATTTGTACCCGGGCACTTTCCACGGCTCCGGCCTCGTCGCCGATGCCGCGGTGAGCCGTCGCGCCGCCGCTGATCAGCTCGACGCGCTGCGCCGCGGATTGCGGGTGGAGGCGTCCGCGTCCGAGCCCGCCGGGGTGTAG
- a CDS encoding FMN-dependent NADH-azoreductase, whose product MTTLLHINASARGAHSQSRALAQTFIEGLTARDPELIVETLDLFEAELPEFGTHAAEAKLALFTGRDQTPEQLVAWEQARTVFDRFAAADQYVINIPIWNAGVPYIFKQWVDIVTQPGWAFTFDPETGYSGLLTQKRAVTVYTSGVHQPGVPVEFGSDFATPFVQDWLNFVGIKDIAEIRFAPTVLTEDAQAGFATAQERARELAAGY is encoded by the coding sequence ATGACCACCCTGCTGCATATCAATGCCTCGGCCCGTGGCGCGCACAGCCAATCCAGGGCGCTGGCCCAGACCTTCATCGAGGGTCTGACCGCGCGTGATCCGGAGCTGATCGTCGAGACGCTGGATCTCTTCGAGGCTGAACTGCCCGAATTCGGCACGCACGCCGCCGAAGCCAAGCTCGCGCTGTTCACCGGCCGGGATCAGACCCCGGAACAGCTGGTGGCCTGGGAGCAGGCGCGCACGGTCTTCGACCGCTTCGCGGCGGCCGATCAGTACGTCATCAATATCCCGATCTGGAATGCGGGCGTCCCGTACATCTTCAAGCAGTGGGTCGATATCGTCACCCAGCCCGGCTGGGCATTCACCTTCGATCCGGAGACCGGCTACTCCGGGCTGCTCACTCAGAAGCGCGCGGTCACCGTCTACACCAGCGGCGTGCATCAGCCCGGCGTGCCGGTGGAGTTCGGCTCCGACTTCGCGACCCCGTTCGTACAGGACTGGCTGAACTTCGTCGGTATCAAGGACATTGCGGAAATCCGGTTCGCGCCCACGGTGCTGACCGAGGATGCGCAGGCCGGGTTCGCGACAGCTCAGGAGCGTGCGCGTGAGCTCGCCGCCGGATACTGA
- a CDS encoding MFS transporter translates to MSSPPDTEQQVWAPTGRTVGAVCAVGILVVGQLYVVLPVLNRLAQDWDTSKSAATWTTTAFGLAYGAGFLVTGPLSDRWGRRPVIVGGLIATVVSSLIVALAPDVGTGLAARILQGLTASFFAPAAFAYLSERIAPERRIFALTCLTSSFLAAGVVAQVLAQLIANAWGWHAIFIVGALAFVVSAVVLQVVLEGAADERKNTAPSAGFGETVRTVFSPFAALLRQGRLVLLYASCLAVLGSFVGLYTGIQLAPPQGVGSSNGALLALRASAIPAMIAVPLLAGRLGVITPSTRVIVALGIAGIAAAVTAIPLGGVWVAVWLLVFVAAIAVAAPAAVQAIAARAGAARGAATALYTFALFVGASAGPQLANLVAHSGYSAVALAIAGLSLAGAALAYASARGTAAAA, encoded by the coding sequence GTGAGCTCGCCGCCGGATACTGAGCAGCAGGTCTGGGCGCCGACCGGGCGCACCGTCGGGGCCGTCTGCGCGGTGGGAATTCTGGTGGTCGGCCAGCTGTATGTGGTGCTGCCGGTGCTGAATCGGCTGGCGCAGGACTGGGATACCTCCAAATCGGCCGCGACCTGGACCACCACCGCATTCGGATTGGCCTACGGCGCAGGCTTTCTGGTGACCGGACCGCTCTCCGATCGCTGGGGGCGGCGGCCGGTCATCGTCGGCGGGCTCATCGCCACGGTGGTCAGCTCGCTCATCGTTGCTCTCGCGCCCGATGTGGGCACCGGGCTGGCGGCCCGCATCCTGCAGGGTCTCACCGCCTCGTTCTTCGCCCCGGCCGCCTTCGCCTATCTGTCGGAGCGCATTGCGCCGGAGCGCAGGATCTTTGCGCTCACCTGCCTGACCAGCTCGTTCCTCGCGGCGGGTGTGGTGGCGCAGGTGCTGGCACAGCTCATCGCGAATGCATGGGGATGGCATGCCATCTTCATCGTGGGCGCTCTCGCATTCGTGGTCTCGGCCGTGGTCCTGCAGGTCGTGCTGGAGGGCGCCGCCGACGAAAGGAAGAACACCGCGCCCTCGGCGGGATTCGGTGAGACGGTGCGCACCGTCTTCTCGCCCTTCGCAGCCCTGCTGCGGCAGGGCCGGCTGGTGCTGCTGTATGCGAGCTGCCTGGCGGTGCTCGGCTCGTTCGTCGGGCTCTACACCGGTATTCAGCTGGCACCGCCGCAGGGTGTGGGATCGAGCAATGGTGCGCTACTTGCCTTGCGGGCCAGTGCGATTCCCGCCATGATCGCGGTGCCATTGCTCGCCGGACGGCTCGGTGTGATCACACCGAGCACCCGGGTGATCGTCGCACTGGGCATCGCCGGGATAGCGGCCGCGGTGACAGCGATTCCGCTCGGCGGAGTCTGGGTCGCGGTCTGGCTGCTGGTGTTCGTCGCGGCGATCGCCGTCGCGGCTCCGGCCGCCGTGCAGGCGATTGCGGCGCGGGCCGGTGCGGCCCGCGGCGCGGCGACCGCGCTCTACACCTTCGCGCTTTTCGTCGGTGCCAGTGCGGGTCCGCAGCTGGCGAATCTAGTTGCCCACAGCGGGTATTCGGCGGTGGCGCTGGCCATTGCCGGACTGTCGCTGGCGGGTGCGGCGCTCGCCTACGCCTCGGCGCGGGGGACCGCCGCAGCAGCCTGA
- a CDS encoding AfsA-related hotdog domain-containing protein yields MSVAQLSSAHPAAEPLTAGAILLVADRFRGIAEDDRAFTVSGLVAALRGGRLREATEPLTIHLGQGVTGHDLDYVEHVATVHAPAGVQVTGPVAEPAPRHQVHKYQNSNVLLANLIRENDTEFRADLRIHGDNELLLDHQTGEHVQGLVIVEAVRQLFLGAFELEYGRRWPEQHFYIVWNSIELEFTSFLFPLPATLHAVLTPVAIEDPAKLEFAIEVDVRQLDRSVATARITYAALPNERISQIERHKAAKAIAAYLGAVA; encoded by the coding sequence ATGTCTGTAGCCCAACTTTCCTCGGCGCATCCTGCCGCCGAACCCTTGACGGCCGGCGCGATACTGCTGGTCGCCGACCGGTTCCGGGGCATTGCCGAGGACGACCGGGCCTTTACGGTGTCCGGGCTGGTCGCCGCCCTGCGCGGCGGCCGGCTGCGGGAGGCGACGGAGCCGCTCACCATCCATCTCGGGCAGGGCGTCACCGGCCACGATCTGGACTATGTCGAGCATGTGGCGACCGTGCACGCTCCGGCCGGAGTGCAGGTGACCGGTCCGGTCGCCGAGCCCGCGCCGCGACACCAGGTGCACAAGTATCAGAACTCGAATGTGCTGCTGGCCAACCTCATTCGGGAGAACGACACCGAGTTCCGGGCCGATCTGCGGATTCACGGTGACAATGAACTACTGCTGGACCACCAGACCGGCGAACACGTGCAGGGCCTGGTGATCGTCGAGGCGGTCCGGCAGCTGTTCCTCGGGGCGTTCGAGCTGGAGTACGGCCGGCGCTGGCCCGAGCAGCACTTCTACATCGTCTGGAACAGCATCGAATTGGAGTTCACGTCGTTCCTGTTCCCGCTGCCCGCCACCCTGCACGCGGTCCTCACCCCGGTCGCCATCGAGGATCCCGCCAAGCTGGAGTTCGCCATCGAAGTGGATGTGCGCCAGCTCGATCGCAGCGTGGCGACCGCCCGCATCACCTACGCCGCCCTGCCGAACGAGCGCATTTCGCAGATCGAACGGCACAAGGCGGCCAAGGCGATCGCGGCCTACCTCGGTGCGGTGGCATGA
- a CDS encoding HAD family hydrolase, whose amino-acid sequence MSAPAAAAFFDVDETLITVKSMFAFQRFWLAEHGDDGAEYARLSGEVKERAAAGVPREEVNRHYYRAYRGVRADELAAAGRRWFEAFTAEGAAYYTDGVETLRAHRDSGVVTVLLSGSFAAPLAPVAAALGADHLIATSLVVDENGLLTGEIERPMIGAGKADAVVRFLLTHGISVENTYGYGDHASDLPFLRAVTHRGFRGDDPVLVEQASAGSWIHLSDRVSAAIGDPGRILTEQEAVAVW is encoded by the coding sequence ATGAGCGCCCCCGCTGCCGCGGCCTTCTTCGATGTCGATGAAACCCTCATCACGGTCAAGAGCATGTTCGCCTTCCAGCGCTTCTGGCTGGCCGAGCATGGTGACGACGGCGCCGAATACGCGCGACTGAGCGGGGAGGTGAAGGAGCGGGCGGCCGCGGGCGTGCCCCGGGAGGAGGTCAATCGGCACTATTACCGCGCGTATCGCGGTGTGCGTGCCGACGAGCTCGCCGCGGCGGGCAGGCGGTGGTTCGAGGCCTTCACCGCCGAGGGCGCCGCCTACTACACGGACGGGGTGGAAACACTGCGCGCCCACCGTGATTCGGGGGTGGTGACGGTTCTTCTCTCGGGATCGTTCGCCGCGCCGCTGGCCCCCGTGGCGGCGGCGCTCGGCGCGGATCACCTCATTGCCACCAGCCTGGTGGTGGATGAGAACGGTCTGCTGACCGGCGAGATCGAACGCCCGATGATCGGTGCGGGCAAGGCCGATGCCGTGGTGAGATTCCTGCTCACACACGGAATCTCGGTCGAGAACACCTATGGCTACGGCGATCACGCCAGTGATCTGCCGTTCCTGCGGGCGGTCACGCACCGGGGCTTCCGGGGTGACGATCCGGTGCTGGTCGAACAGGCGAGCGCCGGGAGCTGGATTCATCTGAGCGACAGGGTGAGTGCCGCGATCGGTGACCCCGGCCGGATTCTCACGGAGCAGGAAGCGGTAGCGGTGTGGTGA